A section of the bacterium genome encodes:
- a CDS encoding NifB/NifX family molybdenum-iron cluster-binding protein, which yields MKIAISTDGNFVSPHFGRCPSFTIVEIEGDKLVKKEVIDNPGHHPGFLPQFLQERGVEYIIAGGMGGRATGLFADAGIKTILGVTGNVDNVIDEILKGTLKGGESLCRPGSGKGYGLDKTECEHNP from the coding sequence ATGAAGATAGCGATATCTACCGATGGTAATTTTGTATCTCCACATTTCGGACGGTGTCCTTCTTTCACCATTGTAGAAATTGAAGGAGACAAATTGGTCAAAAAAGAAGTTATTGACAATCCAGGACACCATCCAGGTTTTTTGCCTCAATTTTTACAGGAGAGAGGAGTGGAGTACATTATCGCTGGCGGAATGGGTGGGCGAGCAACAGGACTTTTTGCTGATGCGGGAATAAAGACAATATTAGGAGTGACTGGCAACGTCGATAATGTTATAGACGAAATTTTAAAAGGCACGCTCAAAGGTGGAGAAAGCCTTTGTAGACCCGGTAGTGGAAAGGG